One part of the Actinomyces howellii genome encodes these proteins:
- a CDS encoding metallopeptidase family protein: protein MTQARRPAPVPVPARRRDRHGRGLRGPLLPPYLPAWRTRAEHFDEVVVSAASDLARRLPQVADMQFAVEEVPPSDPAPWEGGVVLGRGFAAEARAGLPARIVVYRRPVTSRAHSEAELGELVRRVVVEQVALLLGRRPEEIDPDLA, encoded by the coding sequence ATGACGCAGGCCAGACGCCCCGCCCCCGTACCGGTCCCCGCACGTCGCCGCGACCGCCACGGCCGCGGGCTGCGCGGTCCCCTCCTGCCCCCCTACCTCCCCGCCTGGCGGACGAGGGCCGAGCACTTCGACGAGGTGGTCGTCTCGGCGGCCAGCGACCTGGCACGGCGCCTGCCCCAGGTCGCCGACATGCAGTTCGCCGTCGAGGAGGTGCCGCCCTCGGACCCGGCGCCCTGGGAGGGCGGCGTCGTCCTGGGACGCGGCTTCGCCGCCGAGGCCCGGGCCGGCCTGCCCGCCCGCATCGTCGTCTACCGGCGCCCCGTGACCAGCCGGGCGCACAGCGAGGCCGAGCTCGGTGAGCTCGTGCGGCGGGTCGTCGTCGAGCAGGTCGCCCTCCTCCTGGGGCGGCGTCCCGAGGAGATCGACCCCGACCTGGCCTGA
- a CDS encoding DUF3499 domain-containing protein: protein MRRVRRCRRPGCENPAVATLTSVYADSTIVLGPLATEAQPEAYDLCARHVESFTAPRGWQVIRLATDFAPAPPSDDDLTALADAVREASRAPRPQAPRAERAGRPGGIMPGPVTHEPDTLPDHLTGLGDGEITRRGHLRVLRGDKEE, encoded by the coding sequence GTGAGAAGAGTGAGACGCTGCCGCAGGCCCGGCTGCGAGAACCCCGCCGTCGCCACCCTGACGAGCGTCTACGCCGACTCCACGATCGTGCTGGGCCCCCTGGCCACTGAGGCCCAGCCCGAGGCCTACGACCTGTGCGCCAGGCACGTGGAGTCCTTCACCGCCCCACGGGGCTGGCAGGTGATCCGGCTGGCCACGGACTTCGCCCCCGCGCCGCCCTCCGACGACGACCTGACGGCACTGGCCGACGCCGTGCGCGAGGCCTCACGTGCACCTCGCCCCCAGGCCCCCCGTGCCGAACGGGCAGGTCGGCCCGGCGGCATCATGCCCGGGCCGGTGACCCACGAGCCTGACACGCTGCCCGACCATCTCACTGGCCTGGGCGACGGCGAGATCACCCGCCGGGGCCACCTGCGCGTCCTGCGCGGCGACAAGGAGGAGTGA
- a CDS encoding Trm112 family protein, with translation MPPTPGPTPGPHVPGLSPWVCQALRCPATGEPLVSDPDGGPRLVAVAAGLAYPVHEGVPHLLVDQAETVSGALSESLPESLSESLSESLSGAQVATEAAPEG, from the coding sequence ATGCCGCCCACCCCTGGACCCACCCCAGGCCCGCACGTGCCCGGGCTGAGCCCCTGGGTGTGCCAGGCGCTGCGCTGCCCGGCCACCGGGGAGCCCCTCGTCAGCGACCCGGACGGCGGGCCACGGCTCGTGGCGGTGGCCGCGGGACTGGCCTACCCGGTGCACGAGGGCGTGCCCCACCTGCTCGTCGACCAGGCCGAGACCGTGTCCGGGGCCCTGTCGGAGTCCCTGCCGGAGTCCCTGTCGGAGTCCCTGTCGGAGTCCCTGTCCGGGGCCCAGGTGGCCACCGAGGCCGCGCCCGAGGGCTGA
- a CDS encoding RDD family protein: MVDEPPSSSERMMTPELMITGEAVALEVAPASVGVRLLSGAIDYSIYAGGLFLTSIGAVALVETSGFASDALVLVVLSSMLALWVVVVPLAVEVLSRGRSAGRLVVGTRVVRDDGGALRLRHSLVRVLLASVEIWSFSGVVAAVACVVTKRGKRLGDLLAGTYVVRDRPGTRDAAPLIMPPELAQWAGQADLRALPGDLALVARTFLQRASTMRPEARQHLAYQLAARAEPYVSPPPPPGTNPERFLAAALVARRDRELFLELRDRRSDERALHALEELPHEIAPPR, from the coding sequence ATGGTGGACGAGCCACCGTCGTCGTCCGAGCGGATGATGACACCCGAGCTCATGATCACCGGCGAGGCGGTCGCCCTCGAGGTGGCTCCGGCGTCTGTCGGCGTGCGCCTGCTGTCGGGAGCGATCGACTACTCGATCTACGCCGGGGGCCTGTTCCTGACGAGCATCGGGGCGGTGGCCCTCGTCGAGACGTCGGGCTTCGCCTCCGACGCCCTCGTGCTTGTCGTCCTGAGCAGCATGCTGGCGCTGTGGGTGGTCGTCGTGCCCCTGGCGGTCGAGGTCCTCTCGCGCGGACGCTCCGCCGGGCGGCTCGTCGTGGGCACGAGGGTGGTGCGCGACGACGGCGGGGCCCTGCGCCTGCGGCACAGTCTCGTGCGCGTCCTGCTGGCGAGCGTCGAGATCTGGTCCTTCTCAGGGGTCGTGGCGGCGGTCGCGTGCGTGGTGACCAAGCGCGGCAAGCGTCTGGGGGACCTGCTCGCGGGGACCTACGTCGTGCGGGACCGCCCCGGGACGCGGGACGCCGCCCCGCTCATCATGCCCCCTGAGCTCGCCCAGTGGGCCGGGCAGGCCGATCTGCGGGCGCTGCCGGGCGATCTGGCCCTCGTCGCCCGGACCTTCCTGCAGCGCGCCTCGACGATGCGCCCCGAGGCCCGTCAGCACCTGGCCTACCAGCTGGCGGCCAGGGCCGAGCCGTACGTCTCCCCGCCGCCGCCCCCGGGGACCAACCCCGAGCGCTTCCTCGCGGCGGCCCTCGTCGCGCGCCGTGACCGCGAGCTCTTCCTCGAGCTGCGGGACCGTCGGTCCGATGAGCGGGCGCTCCATGCCCTCGAGGAGCTGCCCCACGAGATCGCCCCGCCCCGGTGA
- a CDS encoding stage II sporulation protein M — MDIDAFVAAHRDQWDRLDQLVRRRRLSGAEADELVGLYRAAAAHLTRIRAGAPDPQVISEMSTRVAAARGRITGTRELSVHEALRFWTVSVPAALYRLRWWTVCVALVEVALAVLVGVWTLRSPEAMSALGTSSELADYAGQQFESYYSTYSSQEFAALVWSNNARIAVVCVAAGITGILPAYVLYLNAVNLGQAGAIMADHDRLGLFFALITPHGLLELTCVFIAGGAGLRMFWTLLAPGPRSRAVALAQEGRALITVAVGMAVALVVAGLIEGFVTPSPLHWALKCVIGVLALAALWAYTLVLGRRAVLAGETGDIVEEAAGAVAPEAG, encoded by the coding sequence GTGGACATCGACGCATTCGTGGCCGCGCACCGCGACCAGTGGGACCGCCTCGACCAGCTCGTCAGACGCCGTCGGCTCTCCGGCGCCGAGGCCGACGAGCTCGTCGGCCTGTACCGGGCCGCCGCCGCGCACCTGACCCGTATCCGCGCCGGCGCCCCGGACCCCCAGGTCATCAGCGAGATGTCGACGCGCGTTGCCGCGGCGCGCGGCAGGATCACCGGAACCCGGGAGCTCAGCGTCCACGAGGCCCTGCGCTTCTGGACGGTGTCCGTGCCCGCCGCGCTGTACCGCCTGCGCTGGTGGACGGTCTGCGTGGCCCTCGTCGAGGTGGCGCTGGCGGTCCTCGTGGGGGTGTGGACGCTGCGCAGCCCTGAGGCGATGAGCGCCCTGGGTACGAGCTCGGAGCTGGCGGACTACGCCGGGCAGCAGTTCGAGAGCTACTACTCGACCTACTCCTCCCAGGAGTTCGCGGCCCTCGTGTGGTCCAACAACGCGCGCATCGCCGTCGTCTGCGTAGCCGCCGGGATCACGGGGATCCTGCCGGCCTACGTCCTGTACCTCAACGCCGTCAACCTGGGGCAGGCCGGTGCGATCATGGCGGACCACGACCGCCTCGGGCTGTTCTTCGCCCTCATCACGCCCCACGGGCTGCTCGAGCTCACCTGCGTGTTCATCGCCGGGGGCGCCGGGCTGCGCATGTTCTGGACGCTGCTGGCTCCCGGCCCCCGGTCCCGCGCAGTCGCGCTGGCCCAGGAGGGCAGGGCGCTCATCACCGTGGCCGTCGGGATGGCCGTCGCCCTCGTCGTGGCCGGCCTCATCGAGGGCTTCGTCACCCCCTCGCCGCTGCACTGGGCGCTCAAGTGCGTCATCGGCGTCCTGGCGCTGGCAGCACTGTGGGCCTACACGCTCGTCCTGGGGCGTCGGGCCGTCCTGGCCGGGGAGACCGGCGACATCGTGGAGGAGGCCGCGGGCGCGGTGGCGCCCGAGGCGGGCTGA
- a CDS encoding DUF58 domain-containing protein produces the protein MYLTMRTVWLLAAALVAIVAVPRPLTAVVWSSVVALLVGVDVLAAPSPRQLRVERRVPPSVRLGESVSTTLTVTNTGSRPVSVLVRDAWPPSAGSTRERSSLSIPAGERRRSRTTLTPSRRGDRRADLVSVRVLGPLGLAGRQASLLAPATVRVLPAFRSRRHLPSRLARLREMDGRSAVMVRGAGTEFDSLREYVVGDDVRSIDWFSTARRAEVLVRTWRPERDRRVLIVIDSGRLAAARLDDEPRIDAQIEAALLMAALATRAGDRVDLLAVDSRSRVQVRGESGPALMSALANALAPLEPSLTETDWALVASSTESILSQRALVVVLTALDGSGAHAGMLRALASLSRSHTVVIASVSDPGLARLSAERSDTDRVYIAAAAERDLIELEAVRARLRRAGVEVVEAGPGEIAPALADTYLALKAAGRL, from the coding sequence GTGTACCTGACGATGCGCACCGTCTGGCTGCTCGCCGCCGCGCTCGTGGCCATCGTGGCCGTGCCGCGTCCGCTGACCGCCGTCGTGTGGAGCTCGGTGGTCGCTCTGCTCGTCGGCGTCGACGTCCTGGCGGCCCCCTCCCCCAGGCAGCTGAGGGTCGAGCGCCGCGTGCCCCCCTCGGTCCGCCTGGGCGAGTCGGTGTCCACGACGCTGACGGTGACCAACACCGGGTCCCGGCCGGTCAGCGTCCTCGTGCGCGACGCCTGGCCGCCCTCGGCGGGCTCGACGCGCGAGCGCTCGAGCCTGAGCATCCCGGCCGGTGAGCGCCGACGCAGCCGCACGACCCTGACCCCCTCGCGCCGAGGTGACCGGAGGGCCGACCTCGTCTCCGTGCGCGTGCTGGGCCCCCTGGGGCTGGCGGGCCGGCAGGCCTCCCTGCTCGCGCCCGCCACCGTGCGGGTGCTGCCCGCCTTCAGGTCGCGTCGTCACCTGCCGAGCAGGCTCGCGCGCCTGCGAGAGATGGACGGTCGCAGCGCCGTCATGGTGCGCGGGGCGGGCACGGAGTTCGACTCCCTGCGCGAGTACGTCGTCGGGGACGACGTGCGTTCCATCGACTGGTTCTCCACCGCACGCCGCGCAGAGGTCCTCGTGCGCACCTGGCGCCCCGAGCGGGACCGCAGGGTGCTCATCGTCATCGACAGCGGCCGCCTGGCCGCCGCCCGGCTCGACGACGAGCCGCGCATCGACGCCCAGATCGAGGCGGCCCTCCTCATGGCGGCGCTGGCCACACGGGCCGGCGACCGGGTCGACCTGCTGGCCGTGGACTCCCGGAGCCGCGTCCAGGTGCGCGGCGAGTCCGGTCCGGCGCTCATGAGCGCCCTGGCCAACGCCCTGGCGCCCCTTGAACCGAGCCTGACCGAGACCGACTGGGCGCTGGTGGCCTCGAGTACCGAGTCGATCCTGTCCCAGAGGGCGCTCGTGGTCGTGCTCACCGCCCTGGACGGCTCGGGCGCCCATGCGGGCATGCTCAGGGCGCTGGCCTCCCTGTCACGCAGCCACACGGTCGTCATCGCCTCGGTCAGTGATCCTGGGCTGGCTCGCCTGAGCGCTGAGCGCTCGGACACCGATCGCGTCTACATCGCTGCGGCGGCCGAGCGGGACCTCATCGAGCTCGAGGCGGTGCGGGCCAGGCTGCGGCGGGCCGGGGTGGAGGTGGTCGAGGCCGGGCCTGGTGAGATCGCCCCTGCGCTGGCCGACACCTACCTCGCGCTCAAGGCCGCCGGACGGCTGTGA
- a CDS encoding AAA family ATPase: MSTSTIPEGVGQGAAPAPTGGPDADPRERLVAVRSEVAKAIVGQDAAVTGLVIAVLAGGHVVLEGVPGVAKTLLVRSLAQTLAVDTRRVQFTPDLMPGDVTGSLIYDARSAEFSLREGPVFTNLLLADEINRTPPKTQAALLEAMEERQVSIDGTPRPLPDPFMVVATQNPVEYEGTYPLPEAQLDRFLLKLVLPLPERNQEIEVLSRHATGFDPRDLGGAGLSAVAGPADLAAAREQVRTVGASAEVLGYIVDLVRATRTSPSVALGVSPRGATALLASARAWAWLSGRGYVTPDDVKALALPTLRHRIQLRAEAEMEGVTTESVVNGVLRSVPVPR; the protein is encoded by the coding sequence ATGAGCACATCCACGATCCCCGAGGGCGTCGGTCAGGGCGCCGCCCCTGCACCCACAGGGGGCCCCGACGCCGACCCCCGCGAGCGCCTTGTCGCGGTGCGTTCCGAGGTCGCCAAGGCGATCGTCGGGCAGGACGCCGCGGTCACCGGCCTGGTCATCGCGGTGCTGGCCGGAGGGCACGTCGTGCTCGAGGGAGTGCCGGGAGTGGCCAAGACCCTGCTCGTGCGCTCCCTGGCCCAGACGCTGGCGGTGGACACCCGACGGGTGCAGTTCACTCCCGACCTCATGCCCGGCGACGTGACCGGCTCGCTCATCTACGACGCCCGCAGCGCGGAGTTCTCCCTGCGCGAGGGGCCGGTGTTCACCAACCTGCTCCTGGCTGACGAGATCAACCGCACCCCTCCCAAGACCCAGGCGGCGCTGCTCGAGGCGATGGAGGAGCGCCAGGTCTCCATCGACGGCACGCCCCGCCCCCTGCCCGACCCCTTCATGGTCGTCGCCACGCAGAACCCCGTCGAGTACGAGGGGACCTACCCGCTGCCCGAGGCCCAGCTCGACCGCTTCCTGCTCAAGCTCGTCCTGCCGCTGCCGGAACGCAACCAGGAGATCGAGGTGCTCTCGCGCCACGCCACCGGCTTCGACCCGCGCGACCTGGGCGGTGCCGGGCTGAGCGCGGTCGCCGGCCCGGCGGACCTGGCCGCCGCGCGCGAGCAGGTCCGCACGGTCGGCGCCTCGGCCGAGGTGCTGGGCTACATCGTCGACCTCGTGCGCGCCACGCGGACCTCGCCGTCGGTGGCGCTGGGTGTCTCGCCGCGCGGGGCGACCGCCCTGCTGGCCTCGGCCCGGGCGTGGGCCTGGCTGTCGGGCCGGGGCTACGTCACCCCTGACGACGTCAAGGCGCTGGCGCTGCCGACCCTGCGTCACCGTATCCAGCTGCGGGCGGAGGCTGAGATGGAGGGGGTCACCACCGAGTCGGTCGTCAACGGCGTCCTGCGCTCCGTGCCCGTCCCCCGCTGA
- a CDS encoding DUF4350 domain-containing protein, giving the protein MSAGTQSPPLGTADPRPDQVVGRTLRERLRLWRPFVIMIAGLVVVAVLTVIVKPGKSTVPYALDNPGANGAQALAQLLRDEGIGVSSATTVNQAVSAGAQGATIAVLNARDLSVADQARLAGSGGDVVVLGTRYADLSGLTSLTPTGASATSDTVLAPQCPDEDAVAAASLMGSRGTVRIDETDGAVGCFPVAEGAYAYATAPLATGATLRVVPDATVVTNERLAQAGNAALAIRALGHHERVVWLDGSRLSSTGLWDSPTVPPWLPVALLQAAVVVLALAVVRGRRFGRVVVEEMPVVVRSTETTIGRGRLYRRAADRERAAQALRAGTAARLGRLLGLTPAAGRHELVQAVARASGRQTEHVDRVLYGPVPHDDRSLVDLGVELDRLESEVHPR; this is encoded by the coding sequence ATGAGCGCCGGGACGCAGTCGCCCCCGCTCGGCACGGCGGACCCGCGCCCGGACCAGGTGGTGGGCCGCACCCTGCGCGAACGCCTGCGCCTGTGGAGACCCTTCGTCATCATGATCGCCGGCCTGGTCGTCGTCGCCGTGCTCACCGTCATCGTCAAGCCCGGGAAGTCGACGGTGCCCTACGCCCTCGACAACCCGGGCGCCAACGGGGCGCAGGCCCTCGCCCAGCTGCTGCGCGACGAGGGCATCGGGGTGTCGAGCGCCACGACGGTCAACCAGGCCGTCAGCGCCGGCGCCCAGGGCGCCACCATCGCGGTGCTCAACGCCCGCGACCTGTCCGTGGCCGACCAGGCGCGCCTGGCCGGCTCCGGAGGCGACGTCGTGGTCCTGGGCACGCGGTACGCCGACCTGTCGGGGCTGACCTCCCTGACGCCCACGGGCGCCTCGGCCACCTCGGACACGGTGCTGGCCCCGCAGTGCCCGGACGAGGACGCGGTCGCCGCGGCCTCGCTCATGGGCTCGCGGGGAACGGTGCGGATCGACGAGACCGACGGGGCCGTGGGCTGTTTCCCCGTCGCCGAGGGCGCCTACGCCTACGCGACGGCCCCCCTGGCCACCGGGGCGACCCTCCGCGTCGTCCCGGACGCCACGGTCGTGACCAACGAGAGACTGGCACAGGCCGGCAACGCCGCCCTGGCCATCCGGGCCCTGGGCCACCACGAGCGGGTCGTCTGGCTCGACGGCTCCCGCCTGTCGTCCACCGGCTTGTGGGACTCCCCCACCGTGCCCCCGTGGCTGCCGGTGGCCCTCCTCCAGGCCGCAGTCGTCGTCCTGGCCCTGGCCGTCGTCCGCGGACGGCGCTTCGGGCGCGTCGTTGTCGAGGAGATGCCGGTCGTCGTGCGCTCCACCGAGACGACCATCGGCCGCGGCCGGCTCTACCGGCGCGCCGCCGACCGGGAGCGCGCCGCCCAGGCCCTGCGCGCCGGGACGGCCGCCCGCCTGGGCCGTCTCCTGGGGCTGACCCCCGCGGCGGGGCGTCATGAGCTCGTCCAGGCCGTCGCCCGCGCCAGCGGGAGGCAGACGGAACATGTCGACCGGGTCCTGTACGGGCCCGTCCCCCACGACGACCGGTCCCTCGTGGACCTGGGCGTCGAGCTTGACCGACTCGAGAGCGAGGTCCATCCACGATGA
- a CDS encoding DUF4129 domain-containing protein, whose amino-acid sequence MSQAAGAALHRLEARAALLAAPAAPATPDAEEARRRAEAELAKPVYREQESLWSVIWRWIRDHLDPRDVVPQVPEWLSVLIVLVLAAVLVVALCRMLTRISVLRRGRVGDGLLFDDDRDSAALVLAADAAAGSGDWATAVIERFRAIIRSLDERGAIEDYPGMTAREAADLASTAIGAMSADLVRAAALFDAVRYGELVAEPAQDAWMRELADQVARAPVTDLAEAAR is encoded by the coding sequence ATGTCCCAGGCAGCCGGTGCCGCCCTGCACCGTCTCGAGGCACGGGCAGCTCTCCTCGCCGCGCCCGCCGCCCCGGCGACCCCCGACGCCGAGGAGGCCCGCAGGCGAGCCGAGGCCGAGCTCGCCAAGCCCGTGTACCGGGAGCAGGAGAGCCTGTGGTCGGTGATATGGCGGTGGATCCGCGATCACCTCGACCCCCGGGACGTCGTGCCCCAGGTCCCGGAGTGGCTCTCGGTCCTCATCGTCCTGGTCCTGGCGGCCGTGCTCGTCGTCGCGCTGTGCCGCATGCTCACCAGGATCAGCGTGCTGCGTCGCGGGCGCGTGGGCGACGGACTCCTGTTCGACGACGACCGCGACTCCGCCGCCCTCGTGCTCGCCGCCGACGCCGCCGCCGGGTCGGGGGACTGGGCCACCGCGGTCATCGAGCGGTTCCGGGCGATCATCCGCTCACTCGACGAGCGCGGCGCGATCGAGGACTACCCGGGGATGACCGCTCGTGAGGCGGCTGACCTGGCCTCGACCGCCATCGGCGCGATGTCCGCGGACCTGGTGCGGGCCGCGGCCCTGTTCGACGCGGTCCGTTACGGCGAGCTCGTCGCCGAGCCCGCCCAGGACGCCTGGATGCGTGAGCTGGCTGACCAGGTGGCGCGGGCGCCGGTCACCGACCTGGCGGAGGCCGCCCGATGA
- a CDS encoding glycerophosphoryl diester phosphodiesterase membrane domain-containing protein, producing MSDHSNGWLPPTEQSTGPQDRAVPRYGAYDQAPAGQYGQDHQQGQYGQYGQHGQYGAGAGSYGLPTGGFALAPKPGIVPLRALGVMEIISGAFDAIRANPRAMLLPSLLIMTLTGLVSAGISYAATEATASTLDDLASSDGQVPLDTFLGGTGGMLGTIATTVLTILAGVVLTGVLIMAVSRSVLGRIATPSEIWRRTRSRIWALLGQTLLIGLMNGLVIVVTLGTATYVGFRLIDSSASYSGASIAATLIIVFLLMLAALIGSLYLTTRLWLASCALILENIGVWEGIQRSWTLTRRHFWRVLGILLLANLITTALVGVASSAVGGLGSIVLVAVPNGMALYMALSNFLTSLLQAAVLPFTAAVTALTYIDLRMRDEGLDVELRQAADS from the coding sequence ATGTCGGATCACTCGAACGGATGGCTCCCGCCCACCGAGCAGAGCACGGGCCCCCAGGACCGGGCCGTGCCCCGGTACGGCGCCTACGACCAGGCCCCTGCGGGCCAGTACGGCCAGGACCACCAGCAGGGCCAGTACGGCCAGTACGGTCAGCACGGTCAGTACGGTGCGGGTGCCGGCTCCTACGGGCTGCCGACCGGTGGCTTCGCCCTGGCACCCAAGCCCGGGATCGTCCCCCTGCGCGCGCTGGGCGTCATGGAGATCATCTCCGGCGCCTTCGACGCGATCCGCGCCAACCCACGGGCCATGCTCCTGCCCTCCCTGCTCATCATGACGCTGACCGGGCTGGTCTCCGCGGGCATCAGCTACGCGGCCACCGAGGCGACGGCCAGCACCCTTGACGACCTCGCCTCCAGCGACGGGCAGGTCCCCCTGGACACGTTCCTGGGCGGGACGGGCGGGATGCTCGGCACGATCGCGACCACGGTGCTCACCATCCTGGCCGGAGTGGTCCTGACAGGCGTGCTCATCATGGCGGTATCCCGCTCGGTCCTGGGCCGTATCGCCACGCCCTCGGAGATCTGGCGGCGCACGAGGTCCCGGATCTGGGCGCTGCTCGGCCAGACCCTGCTCATCGGTCTCATGAACGGGCTCGTGATCGTCGTGACGCTCGGCACGGCCACCTACGTCGGCTTCCGGCTCATCGACTCCTCGGCCAGCTACTCGGGGGCCTCCATCGCGGCCACCCTCATCATCGTGTTCCTCCTCATGCTCGCCGCCCTCATCGGCTCGCTCTACCTCACGACACGACTGTGGCTGGCGAGCTGTGCGCTCATCCTGGAGAACATCGGCGTGTGGGAGGGCATCCAGCGCTCCTGGACCCTGACCCGCCGCCACTTCTGGCGCGTCCTGGGCATCCTGCTCCTCGCCAACCTCATCACCACGGCGCTTGTGGGCGTCGCCTCCTCGGCGGTCGGCGGGCTCGGCAGCATCGTGCTCGTGGCGGTCCCCAACGGCATGGCCCTGTACATGGCTCTGAGCAACTTCCTCACCTCGCTGCTCCAGGCCGCCGTCCTGCCCTTCACGGCGGCGGTGACCGCACTGACCTACATCGACCTGCGCATGCGCGACGAGGGCCTGGACGTCGAGCTGCGCCAGGCCGCCGACTCGTGA
- the mtrA gene encoding MtrAB system response regulator MtrA, translating into MSTRILVVDDDTALAEMIGIMLEAEGYTPFFCADGARAMEVFHDTRPDLVLLDLMLPGVDGVEICTRLRAESDVPVIMLTARTDTQDVVAGLEAGADDYVTKPFKSKELLARVRTRLRRNVDGGNAEHVRAGDLDIDVAGHQVKRGDTKIALTPLEFDLLVTLARTPWKVFTREELLEQVWGYQHAADTRLVNVHVQRLRAKIEHDPEHPVIVVTVRGVGYRAGEQA; encoded by the coding sequence ATGAGCACCCGTATCCTCGTCGTCGACGACGACACCGCCCTGGCAGAGATGATCGGCATCATGCTTGAGGCCGAGGGCTACACCCCCTTCTTCTGCGCCGACGGCGCCCGTGCCATGGAGGTCTTCCACGACACCCGGCCCGACCTCGTCCTGCTCGACCTCATGCTCCCCGGTGTCGACGGCGTCGAGATCTGCACGAGGCTGCGCGCCGAGTCCGACGTCCCCGTCATCATGCTCACCGCCCGGACCGACACCCAGGACGTCGTCGCGGGCCTGGAGGCCGGCGCAGACGACTACGTCACCAAGCCCTTCAAGTCCAAGGAGCTCCTCGCCCGGGTGCGCACCCGTCTGCGCCGCAACGTCGACGGCGGCAACGCCGAGCACGTGCGCGCCGGCGACCTGGACATCGACGTGGCGGGGCACCAGGTCAAGCGCGGCGACACCAAGATCGCCCTGACGCCCCTCGAGTTCGACCTCCTCGTCACCCTGGCTCGCACACCGTGGAAGGTCTTCACCCGTGAGGAGCTGCTCGAGCAGGTCTGGGGATACCAGCACGCGGCCGACACCCGCCTGGTCAACGTCCACGTCCAGCGCCTGCGGGCCAAGATCGAGCACGACCCCGAGCACCCGGTCATCGTCGTGACCGTGCGCGGCGTCGGATACCGCGCCGGCGAGCAGGCGTGA